The genomic interval TGGCCCGGGCGGGACTTCGGCGCCAGCGGCAGTGGGGCGAGGGCAGCGCGTTCGAGAGCCTGCGCGAGTACCAGGAGGGCGACGATCCGCGCTCCATCGACTGGAAGGCTTCGGCGCGCCGCGAGCAGATCATCGCCCGGCGCTATCAGACCGAGCGCAGCCAGAACGTGATGCTGGTGATCGACGCGGGCCGGCTGATGACCGAGCGCATCGACGACCGGGAGCGCGTGGATCACGCGCTTTCGGCCGCGCTGATGCTCACCGAAGCGGCGCGCACGCACGGGGATCGCGTGGGCGTGATGGTCTTCGACGACCAGGTGCGTTCGTTCCTGCCTCCCACGACGCCGCGCCTGTCGCGCGTCGCCGACCTGCTGGCGGGCATAGAAGCGCGCGTCGTGGAACCCAACTACCCGTTCGCCTTCACCTACCTCGCGCGGCACCTCAGGCGCCGTTCGCTCATCGTCCTGTTCACCGACGTCATCGACGCGCGTGCCTCGGCGGCCATGCTGGGCCAGCTCGCGCGCACCGCGTCCAGCCACCTGCCGCTGATAGTCGCGCTGCGCAACCCGGGACTGGAGGAGGCGGCCACCGCGGCGGTGGCCGACGAAGAGCAGGCCTACCGCCGAGCCGCCGCCGAGGAGCTGCTGCGCGCGCGTGCGGTCGCGCTGGAGGGCATGCGCCGCGTGGGGGTGCTGGTGGTCGACGCCGAGCCGGGGCAGGCGGTGCCCGAAGCCGTGTCGAGCTACCTGGAGGTCAAGCGGCGGGGTCGGCTGTAGCGTCGGACCTGCCGGCCAGCGACAGGTAGGCGAGCAGCGCCAGCGCCACGACTCCGGCGAACGCGAACTTGACCGCGTTCGGCGTCACCGACGGCGACACGAAGCCCTCCACGAAGCCGGCCAGGATCAGCAGCACCGTGGTGCCGCCCAGGAGACCTACCGCGTCGCGGCCGCGCCGGCGCAGAGCCTCGAGGCGGGTGCGGCGGCCGGGCGCGTAGATCGCCGATCCGAGCCACATCCCCGCGGCCCCGGAAATGACGATGGCGGTCAGCTCCAGCACCCCGTGCGAGGCGACGAACGCCCACAGCAGGGAAGCCGCCTCGTGGTTCGTGTATAGCCCGATGACGGCGCCGATCGACACGCCGTTCATCACCAGGATCAGCGCGGTGCCCAGCCCGGCGATGATGCCCCCCGCGAAGGCCCAGAAGGTGACCTGTACGTTGTTGGCGATGAGCGCGGTGGAGAATATCGGCATCATGGGCTCGGGCATGTCGATGTAGCCCCGGCCCTGCGCCAGCCGGTCGCCCGCCTGCTCGGCGCGGATGACCATCTCCACGGGCAGGACCTGCCGCGCCCACTCGGGGTCGGCGCGCACCTGCGAATAGGCCGCGTACATCGGCCCGAATAGCAGCAACGCCGACAGCGCCACCAGCGGCGCGCGCTTGCGCACCAGTCGCGGGAAGCCCCATGAGACCCATGCGCGTAGCGCCTTCATGGAGCGGCCGATGGGCCGGTAGAGCAGGTTGTGCCCCGCTCCCACCATGCGCTCGAGGGTTTCCTGGAGCTCGATGGAGCCGTGGTACGTGCGCGCGCGCGCCAGGTCGGCGGCTACCTCGCGGTACATGCCGGCGAAACGCGTCAGGTCATCTTCGGGGAGGGCCCTCAGGCCCCGCCGGGCGCGCGCCGCGAGCGCACGGTAGGAGTTCCAGCGCTCGGTCTGGGTCCGTACCAGAGCTACCGCCTGGGCGCTGCGCGCGACCGGCCCTTCGCCCCGGTGTTGCCAGCGCGGCGCCTCCGCGGCGTGGAGGGCCACGAGGCGCGCGTCGTTGCGGACGTCGCTTCCGCCCTTCCAGCCGCCAGACGGCTTGTCGGCGGGCAACGGGACATCGTCGTCCAGGTGGTCCGCCAGTGACGTTGCGAGGGTCGCCGCGATGCGCGCGCGGGCGTCCGCGCTCAGCGCCAGCCTGCGGGCCACGTAGCTGGACAGCACCTCGAACTGGCGGTGCTCCAGGACCGGCGGCTCCGCCGCCGCGCGCGCCAGCAGCTCCCGCTCCGGCAGCGTCCCCTTCACCCGGTCGCGCACCACGATCGTACCCGCCGCCAGGTCGCCCAAGCGGCGCGTGCGCGGCGACAGCATCATGGCGGCGCCGCCCACCACCCAGGTGAAGGCGGGCTGCAGGTCGACGAGCCGGATCAGGTTGCGCACGGCCGACCCGCGGAAAGTGAGCGGATAGCCGCCGTCGTGGATCACGCGGATGCCGGCGAGCCGCTTGCCGGGGGTGCGCCCTCCGCCCAGACCCTCGAATAGCAGGAAATAGCCGAAGGTGGCGACGAACATGGCCAGAATGAGGATGGCGGCGCCCCAGGAAGCGACCTCCGGGGCGACGTCCGCCGTGGCGAGCGCGAATCCCGCTCCGAACCCCAGGATCGCGAGCGCGAGAAAGAGCAGCAGGAGATCCAGAAAGAGAGCCAGAAAGCGGGACCCCAGGTCCGCCAGTTCGTAGCCGATGGCCACGTGCTCGGGGGTCTCGATGCTGACGCGGCGGCCCAACGCCGTTGGCGCACTCATGCCGGGAGGATACGGGACGTGCCCCCGACGCGCACCGTAGGGGCCCTTGGACGGCGCCCGTGCGCGCCCGTCGCCGGCGGCGACCGGGCCCCGGCGAGAAGGTTGAACCGGGCCCCATCGTCGGTTATCATCCGGCCTCCGCGCGGTCCGCTCCGGCAACGCCGGCGGCCGCGCGGATCGGGTTTCCGGGACCCTCCACGGGACACCCGGGCTCCGTGCGGGGCCTGTAGCTCAGTTGGTTAGAGCGCACGCCTGATAAGCGTGAGGTCGGAGGTTCAAATCCTCCCAGGCCCATTCAAACCGACAGGCTCCTGATCGACTCCATGTCACGATCGTAGTCTGCGTAGGCCGGCCCAAAGGCGATCATGTCCGCGTCGCCGTGCCACCTCCCGGCTTTCCGCCGCTCGAGTCTGGAAGATTCGTAGATCCGGAAACCGGCGCCTCTCAACACCGCGGCACATTGTTCGTACGCCGCCCGGGAATGCACGGCGATCACCATCCTGGCTGCCGGCGGGAGGACTTCACGGCCCGTCTCCAGGAGCTGTCCTTCCGCCCCTTCTACATCGACCTTCAGAAAGTTCGGCCGTCGGCGCTCGCCCGAGCTCAGGAGCGTACTCATGGTGCGCACCTCGACCGTCTCTTCTCCCGCTCCGAGCCTGTGCTGCTTCGAGGTTTCGCCGCCACCGAATCTGGCCGTGCCGTCCGCGGAGCCGATCGCGTACGGTTCGACCGTGACGTTGGACACCTGGTTCCACCTCAAATGACGCTGAAGGAGCCGGCGGCTCCTCTCCGACGGCTCGAACGCGTGGACGCGGCCATGGGCCCCCACCTCCCGGGCGGCCAGCAGCGTCACGTAGCCTTGGTGCGCACCCACATCCCAGACCACGTCGCCGGGGCGAATCAACGCGGCGAACATGCGCATCTGCGCCTGCTCGCGCCTGCCCGTGCCGTAGCCGCTGCCCCAGCTGGCCAGACTCCACCTGCAACCCTTGTTCTCTCCTCCAAGGATGGGGAGCGGT from Gemmatimonadota bacterium carries:
- a CDS encoding DUF58 domain-containing protein; translated protein: MGTVSGGPEPRPTRWVRAARSLPIPSRRLLGLLAVAAALFLLSTPIALAADAALLILAFVDWRRTMPPGLHREIPPRLPLMGEASARVELRNIARRRMHVLITDDLSEGLERVGGWREVDLAASTRRAVLGVAGDRDAENAYAGEERRDLETPEDSIRLVVPARSYADVTYDVRAPTRGTHVFGAMHTRVRGPWGLAWRQFREEASAPLRVQPGVEDLRKHRLSGLRSRLARAGLRRQRQWGEGSAFESLREYQEGDDPRSIDWKASARREQIIARRYQTERSQNVMLVIDAGRLMTERIDDRERVDHALSAALMLTEAARTHGDRVGVMVFDDQVRSFLPPTTPRLSRVADLLAGIEARVVEPNYPFAFTYLARHLRRRSLIVLFTDVIDARASAAMLGQLARTASSHLPLIVALRNPGLEEAATAAVADEEQAYRRAAAEELLRARAVALEGMRRVGVLVVDAEPGQAVPEAVSSYLEVKRRGRL
- a CDS encoding stage II sporulation protein M, which produces MSAPTALGRRVSIETPEHVAIGYELADLGSRFLALFLDLLLLFLALAILGFGAGFALATADVAPEVASWGAAILILAMFVATFGYFLLFEGLGGGRTPGKRLAGIRVIHDGGYPLTFRGSAVRNLIRLVDLQPAFTWVVGGAAMMLSPRTRRLGDLAAGTIVVRDRVKGTLPERELLARAAAEPPVLEHRQFEVLSSYVARRLALSADARARIAATLATSLADHLDDDVPLPADKPSGGWKGGSDVRNDARLVALHAAEAPRWQHRGEGPVARSAQAVALVRTQTERWNSYRALAARARRGLRALPEDDLTRFAGMYREVAADLARARTYHGSIELQETLERMVGAGHNLLYRPIGRSMKALRAWVSWGFPRLVRKRAPLVALSALLLFGPMYAAYSQVRADPEWARQVLPVEMVIRAEQAGDRLAQGRGYIDMPEPMMPIFSTALIANNVQVTFWAFAGGIIAGLGTALILVMNGVSIGAVIGLYTNHEAASLLWAFVASHGVLELTAIVISGAAGMWLGSAIYAPGRRTRLEALRRRGRDAVGLLGGTTVLLILAGFVEGFVSPSVTPNAVKFAFAGVVALALLAYLSLAGRSDATADPAA
- a CDS encoding FkbM family methyltransferase, giving the protein MRLPPALKRLTTPIAGSIPLPILGGENKGCRWSLASWGSGYGTGRREQAQMRMFAALIRPGDVVWDVGAHQGYVTLLAAREVGAHGRVHAFEPSERSRRLLQRHLRWNQVSNVTVEPYAIGSADGTARFGGGETSKQHRLGAGEETVEVRTMSTLLSSGERRRPNFLKVDVEGAEGQLLETGREVLPPAARMVIAVHSRAAYEQCAAVLRGAGFRIYESSRLERRKAGRWHGDADMIAFGPAYADYDRDMESIRSLSV